TCACGGTCAGTTGAAGTGACTTTCCGCACAAGACCGCGATCGTCGGTTCGATTCCGTTCAAGGCGAGGGATTGGAGACATCGGGCCTGGGCGGCATATTGCCTGTGCGGCCGCTACCGAGGGCGTCGTGGCGATACTGAGATATCTGCTGCTCATTCCGTTCCTAACCTTCTAGCCCGCCGGAGCTAACTTCAATCCTGCAAGGCCCAGTCCGCCACCTCCCAGCGCATCTGCCCACGGTCGGCGACGACACGGCCGAGCCCTGGGAAGGGCATGTGCGTGGCGGCAATCAGCGCGCCTTCCGAGGCTGCGCGGGGGAAAAAGCGGTCGCGCATCGCTTTGGCTGCTGCACGGTCCTGCTCGAACAGGAAGAACACATCGGTCGCTCCCGGATGCACGACCGGAAAGATCATGTCCGACACCATGATGAGGCTCTTCCCTTCATCTTCAACCCGCACGCCGATATGGCCGGGTGTATGACCGGTCAGGTCGACGATCGAGACACCGCGCACAATTTCACGCTCTCCGTCAATCGCCTGGAGTTTCGGGTAGAGGCGCACCACCTCCTGCGCCATCTTAAAGCTGGTCTGCAGATAATCGGGCGCGCCGCTGCGCTTGGCCGGGTCGGTCCAATGCTTGACGTCGCGACGATCGATGTAGAGCTCCGCCTTGGGGTAGTTGCTCTTGCCTCCGGCGATCAGACCGCCCATGTGGTCCTGATGCATATGCGTCACGATCACCGCGTCGATCTGGTCAAGCTGCAGGCCAAGCGCACCGAGCGCCTGCGGCAGTTTGCCGGTCTGCCCGATCGAGCCCGCTGCACCGGCATCGATCAGGATGCGGCGCTCGCCATCATCGATGAGATACTGGTTGAAGAGGAACCGCACCCCACTCGGGCGGGCGGTGAACTGAGCGACTGCCGCCTGCTCCACCTCGGCCGGGGCGCGTCCCGGAAAATAGTCGAAGGGCATATCGGCATACCCGTCTGTCAGTGCCGTCACCGTGAAGCGACCGATGCGGATCTGCGCCAGTGGCGTAATGCTGACCGGCGTTTTGGTGGTATTCTGCGCTGCGGCAAGGGCCGGTGCGCCACTGATCAGTCCTCCCCCGAGGAGGCCGAGAGGAAGAGCGCTGGCAAAGGCACGACGTGAGAGTTGAGGCATGACGTCTTTCTCCTGATCATTGGCAATACGGGGAGCCGGCCGGCGTCCCCTGGAACGCCACAAAAGCTAGGATGTCCGAAACCAATAGGGTATCCTGCCATTTCAGGAACTTTCCTCTCAATTTCCGGAAGGATACGATGGATCGGTTTGAAGCGATGTCGGTGCTGCTGGCGGTGGTCGACGCCGGCAGCCTCTCGGCTGGAGCGCGGCGATTGCATGCACCGCTCGCCACGGTCAGCCGCAGAGTCGCGGATCTGGAAAAGCACCTTGGCGTGCACCTGGTCCGGCGCACCCGCCGCGGCCTCACCTTGACGGATGAGGGCCGCAGCTTCGTCGCCGCGTCACGTCGTATTCTGGAGGAACTGGACGCGGCAGAACGGCAGGCCAGCGGCGACTATGGCGCGCTGCGTGGAGGGCTGCACGTGACCGCACCGATTGCCTTCGGCGAGCGCCATCTGCTGCCAATAGCTTTGGAGTTCCTGAAGGAGCAACCCGATATCAACCTGCGCCTGACCCTCGCCGATCGGCAGCTAAGTCTGGCAGATGAGCACGTCGATGTGGCCCTGCGGATCGGACACTTGGCGGACAGCGCGCTGATCGCAACGCGCGTCGGCGCCGTCCGACGGGTGATCTGCGCGAGCCCCGACTATCTTGCCCACCGAGGCGTTCCGCGTCAGCCGGAAGACCTCAGCCAGCATGACGGCATAAGCTTTCAGGGCTTTGCGACCGCGCCGGAATGGCGCTACCGCCGGGACGGCGCGGCCTTTACCATCGAGCCGCGCCCCAAATTCGCGGTCAATACGACGGAGGCTGCCATTCAGGCTGCAATAGCCGGTATCGGCATTATCCGCGTGCTGTCTTACCAGATCTCCGATCAGTTGCGCTCCGGTGCTCTGCACGAATTGCTGACGGACTTTGCACCGGAACCGCTACCTGTGAACGTTATCCATGGACCAGTGGATCCTCTGCCGCTGAAGGTGCGGTGCTTCCTCGACTGGATCGTCCCAAGCCTACGCACGCAGCTGGCTTACTAGCGTCCCGCTCACGCGCACCACCGTTGATGGCAGTGGGGCGCACCGGTGCGAATGCTGCAAGATGCGGTTGTCCTTCCCTAAGCGCCTAACATGTCGTCTTCCCGGAAAGAGCCAAAGCTATTTCTAAGACTGAAATGGGGGCGCAATGCTACCGGGCCAATTCGGACGCTGGTGACCCGGGCTGCCGTTCGATCCGCGACTAGTGCGCACAAGCTTAACAGCGTTATCGTAGCGGAGCTGATCCACGTTGTCCCGTTCCTGCGCTTGGTTTACCCAGGTCTCAATCGGGTTGATCAAGGATGCTGCGAGTGGGATGGGAAGCATTAGAGCTGTGGGGGAAAGACGCGGTTCGCATAGAACGGCTCGCTGGCGGGGTTGCCAATGACGTCTGGAGCGTGCACATCCACGGGCAACTTGCAGTCGGTCGTCTGGGTACCAGGAGCAACGCTGATCTGGCGTGGGAGGTTGAACTCCTCCGGCACCTTGACAGTGAAGGTCTGAGCGTGCCGGTGCCGATCCCGGCGGACGACGGCCGGCTATTCGCGGATGGCCTGATGGTTATGAAATACATGCATGGCGGACCACCCGAGACTGAGGGCGACTGGCGTCGCGTAGCCGAGACCCTGCGCGAACTGCATCGTTTGACGCAAGGCTGGCCGCAGCGCCCAGGGTGGCAATCCTCGACGGACCTCCTGCATGCCGAGACGGGGACGAGGATCGATCTTGCCGCGATGCCGCCAGATGGCGTCGCTCGATGCCGCGCGGCATGGGCACGGCTTATCGGACGTAAGACAAGCGTCGTCCACGGCAATCCCAACAACCCTGCCAACATCCGCATGACCACGGACCGCGTCGCACTGATCGACTGGGATGAGTCGCATATCGACGTCCCCGACCTTGACCTCGTCTTGCCCCATAATGCTGCCGATCTGGAAACCGGGGCGTATGACATCGCCGCGCAAGCATCGGCCGCATGGGAAGCCGCCGTCTGTTGGGATGACGAATACGCGAAACAGCGACTTGCCGAAGTTGGAGCGATCTAAGCGACGATCGCTCATGTGAAGGGTTTCGGATGCCGGCTATCCACGTGTTGGCCTGGCGCCGGGCCGGCGTCCGAAAGCCTCCAGAGAAAGAACCCGCGGGATGGAGAGGGCAGTTTTCCGGTCTATGGGGATTTGTGGTTTGCGTTGGGTGCTGGTCGGCCGATCTGATGCGGCTGACAGGTGGCAACGATCCTATTGGCGTTTGTGCCATCCTCGTCGCCGCCGCGCATGCTGTGGCATGGTCGTTGCAGGGCGGTCGATTCTGGTGTGTTTGGTTGCGCCGTTTGATGCGGGCGCACGAAGTCAGGCTTCCGGGGACGATGAGGTCCCTGGGTAGGAATGGTGCGTGGCGGGCGAGTCGCGGTCATGGCGTTTGCGCCCCGCTTGTTGAGGCGGCGGATGGCGGTGCTCGGGCGTCGTTGCCGCGCTCGATGGTCTCGATGATGATCATGCGCCCGCCGCAGCAGGGACAAGATGGCCGCCAGTCGGCCTGGGCAGCGGCGTCGGCATCATCGGATCGGCGGACTTCAGGCTGGAGCGCGGCGAGAAGCATGCGGGCGCGCGCGATATTTTCCGCGCAGCCGGCGCTGGCAAGTAGTCCATAGTGGCGGATGCGGTGGAAGCCTTTGGGCAATACGTGGAGCAGAAAGCGGCGGATGAACTCATCTGGATCGAGCGTCATGGTCCGGTAGCGCTCATGCCCGTCGCGGCGGTAGTCCTTGACGCGGAACGTCACGCCGGTCTCGTCAAGCGCGATCAGCCGGCTATTGGAGATGGCGACGCGATGGGTGTAGCGCGACAGATACGCCAGAACGGCCTCGGGTCCGGCGAAGGGTGACTTGGCGTAGACGAACCAATTCTTCCTTCTGAGCGGCACCAGGAATTTAACAAAGGTGCTGCGCTCGCTGAAGCGAGCATGATCGCCGAAGAACGTCAGCCGGCCGGCGGCATGGGCCTCAGTCAGCTTCGCCAGGAAGAGCCGCCGGAACAGCCTTGAGAGCACGCGCACGGGCAGGAGGAAGCCGGGCCGGCAGGACACCCATCGCTCACCATCGAGCGCGATGCCGCCGCCGGGCACGATCATGTGGACATGCGGATGATGGGTCATCGCCGAGCCCCACGTATGCAGCACGGCGGTGATGCCGATGTGGGCGCCCAGGTGCTTGGGATCGGCCGCGATGGTGAGCATGGCCTGCGCGGCGGCATGGAACAGGAGACCATAAATGACCGCCTTGTTGTGAAAGGCGATGTCGGCGATCTCGACCGGCAGTGTGAAGACGACATGGAAGTAGCCGACGGGCAGCAGATCGGCCTGGCGCGCGGCGAGCCATTCCCTTGCCGCCGCATCCTGGCACTTGGGGCAGTGCCGATTGCGGCAACTGTTGTAGGCGATGCGGCTATGGCCGCAGTCCTCGCATGCCTCGACGTGACCGCCGAGGGCTGCGGTGCGGCAGTTCTCGATCGCCGCCATCACCTTCAACTGGCCGAGGCTCAAGTGACCGGCATGGGCCGTGCGCCAGGCGGCGCCATGACGATGGAAGATATCGGCGACCTCTAGGAGCGGACGGCTCATCGCCGCCGCGTCACGCGCCCGGTCTGGTCTCGTCCTTTGCCAGAAGGCTGATCCGGTCGAGCGGGCTCATCACGGCGCGGATGGTCTTGGTGGCGACGCGGGCATAGAGCGCGGTCGTATCAAGTTTGGCATGGCCGAGCAGGACCTGGATGACGCGGATGTCGACGTCCTGCTCCAGCAGATGTGTGGCGAAGCTGTGGCGCAGCGTGTGCGGCGTCACCCGCTTCTTGATCTTGGCGGTTTCCGCGGCCGTATGGACGGCGCGGTTCATCTGCCGCGTGGAGAGTGGCGTGATCGGGCTGCGGCCCGGAAACAGCCAGCCCTGTGGCAGCATGACGCCGCGGCGCTTGCCCTCGCGCCACCAAGCGCGCAGCAACTCGAGCAGTTGCGGCGACAGCATGGCGTGGCGATCCTTGCGCCCCTTGCCTTGCTCGACGCGGATCAACATGCGCGTCGAGTCGATATCGCTCACCTTGAGCGCCACGATCTCCGACACCCGCAATCCGGCGCCATAGGCCGTGCTGAGAGCAGCCTTGTACTTCGGCCCCGGTGCGGCTTCGAGCAGCCGCGCCACTTCCTCGATGCTCAGCACCAGCGGCAGCTTGCGCGGCTGATGGATCAGGGTCAGGCGGCGAGACAGATCGGGCCGGTCGATCGTCACGGTGAAGAAGAAGCGCAGCGCCGAGACCGAACTGTTGATGCTCGGCGGATGCATGCCCATCTGGGTTTGGTGCAACTGGAACCGGCGCAGATCTTCAGCCGTCGCCGTGTCCGGGGAACGGCCGATGAAGGTGGCAAGTGCCTTCACGCAACGGATATAGTCACGGCGCGTGTCCTCGGTGAAGCCGCGCATGGACATGTCTTCGATCATGCGCTCACGAAGCGCGCTGCCGGACGGATGTGAATGGGGGACGGTCATCGGATGCTCCTCTCAAGCTGAAGGTTGACCCCTTCATGCTCGGAGGTCTTCGTCCGCCCGTCACCTCTGATCGATCAAAGCCTCACCGATGCCGTCAACGAGGCACACGTCTCAAGGCCCGCGCCTTCCCTCCCGCGCGAGCGGGTTCGTTCAGTGGCGCATTGATGCCGTCAAAGCTTGGCTTGATCGACGTCTGCTTTCGGGAAGACGCCACTGCGGGCCCTACGACCGAAATGGGCGCGCGTAGTAGCCCGTTGCAACGTCTCGATTGTGGCATGTCAGTCCGCAAATGCGGCCACGCTAACAGCGGAGCCCCACGCTTCTTAGATTTAGGTGTGCTCCGCCAATTCCAGCGCATCTTCGATGTCCACACCCAAATACCTGACGGTATTTTCGATCTTGGTATGGCCCAATAGGATTTGAATAGCGCGAAGATTGCCTGTCGCTTTGTAAATCATTGCGGCCTTCGTGCGCCGGAGCGAATGCGTGCCGTAGTCTTCGCATCGCAACCCGATCGCGGTCGCCCATTCATCTACCAATCGAGCGTACTGGCGAGTACACAGATGATCGGTATGGTCAACCCGACTGGGAAAGGCGTAGTCGTCTACTGTTCCGCCTCGCCGCTCAAGCCACGCAAGCAAACTTGCCCTCACGTCCGCCGTGATTTCGAACTGAACCGGACGGCCGGTCTTTTGCTGAACGACCATAGCGCGGGTTCGAATCTCTCGACCTGACTGTCGATTGCGAGATCAAACAGCGCGCGATCTCTCATACGCTCCTCCCGGTCTAGGAAGAAGCGGATTGCCCAAATCTGACGCTGTTTCAGAGGCTTCTTGACGCCGACCTTTCGGCCGACGTTCCATGCCGGTCGGCCCAAAGCGGCAGGATCCTCGCTTTCCGTGGATACTCATTTCCGTGTAGCCCACTTCGACGCCGGCAGTCACAAAGAAGGATGACGGCTCGATGGAGGTGGAGATCGCCTGGACATTACCTCTTGCCACTTGTTGACTCACCCGCGGTTGAACAATAACTTGCGAACTCGGTCGTTAGGCTTGTCCTCACATGACGGATCAATCTCTTCAGCGTCGCCTTGCTGCCATCGTCGTTGCCGATGTGGTGGGATATTCACGTCTGATGGAGGCTGATGAAGTCGCAACGCTGGCGAACCTCAGGGAACTCCGTTCTGGCGTTATCGAGCCGGCTGTGATGCGCCACAACGGTCGCATCTTCAAGGTCATGGGCGACGGTTTCTTAATCGAATTCGGTAGCGCGGTTGACGCTGTCGCAGCAGCGTTGGAAATGCAACGGGCCACCACTGCTGTTGAGGCTTCCGGAGACCGGCGCCTGCTTTTGCGTATAGGCGTCAATCTGGGAGATGTCATTGACGACGGTTCAGACGTCCTCGGCGACGGCGTCAATGTCGCGGCGCGCCTCGAGACGCAGGCCGCACCGGGAGGTATCTGCATTTCAGCCAAAGTTCACGGCGAGATCGTCGGCAAGATCGGCGACCGGTTCTTTGATGCAGGCGAACGCTACCTAAAGAACCTGACTCGCCCGGTCCACCTGTGGCATTGGCCGGATGCGCTGCAGAGCATATTGCCGCTGCCCGAATGTCCCTCGATCGCTGTATTGCCGTTCACGAATATGAGTGGGGATGAAGCGGACGCGCCTTTCGTCGACGGCTTGACCGAAGACCTGATCACCGACCTTTCCCGTACGGCTGGCCTGT
Above is a genomic segment from Ensifer canadensis containing:
- a CDS encoding IS91 family transposase, which codes for MSRPLLEVADIFHRHGAAWRTAHAGHLSLGQLKVMAAIENCRTAALGGHVEACEDCGHSRIAYNSCRNRHCPKCQDAAAREWLAARQADLLPVGYFHVVFTLPVEIADIAFHNKAVIYGLLFHAAAQAMLTIAADPKHLGAHIGITAVLHTWGSAMTHHPHVHMIVPGGGIALDGERWVSCRPGFLLPVRVLSRLFRRLFLAKLTEAHAAGRLTFFGDHARFSERSTFVKFLVPLRRKNWFVYAKSPFAGPEAVLAYLSRYTHRVAISNSRLIALDETGVTFRVKDYRRDGHERYRTMTLDPDEFIRRFLLHVLPKGFHRIRHYGLLASAGCAENIARARMLLAALQPEVRRSDDADAAAQADWRPSCPCCGGRMIIIETIERGNDARAPPSAASTSGAQTP
- a CDS encoding phosphotransferase gives rise to the protein MGWEALELWGKDAVRIERLAGGVANDVWSVHIHGQLAVGRLGTRSNADLAWEVELLRHLDSEGLSVPVPIPADDGRLFADGLMVMKYMHGGPPETEGDWRRVAETLRELHRLTQGWPQRPGWQSSTDLLHAETGTRIDLAAMPPDGVARCRAAWARLIGRKTSVVHGNPNNPANIRMTTDRVALIDWDESHIDVPDLDLVLPHNAADLETGAYDIAAQASAAWEAAVCWDDEYAKQRLAEVGAI
- a CDS encoding LysR family transcriptional regulator, giving the protein MDRFEAMSVLLAVVDAGSLSAGARRLHAPLATVSRRVADLEKHLGVHLVRRTRRGLTLTDEGRSFVAASRRILEELDAAERQASGDYGALRGGLHVTAPIAFGERHLLPIALEFLKEQPDINLRLTLADRQLSLADEHVDVALRIGHLADSALIATRVGAVRRVICASPDYLAHRGVPRQPEDLSQHDGISFQGFATAPEWRYRRDGAAFTIEPRPKFAVNTTEAAIQAAIAGIGIIRVLSYQISDQLRSGALHELLTDFAPEPLPVNVIHGPVDPLPLKVRCFLDWIVPSLRTQLAY
- a CDS encoding MBL fold metallo-hydrolase → MPQLSRRAFASALPLGLLGGGLISGAPALAAAQNTTKTPVSITPLAQIRIGRFTVTALTDGYADMPFDYFPGRAPAEVEQAAVAQFTARPSGVRFLFNQYLIDDGERRILIDAGAAGSIGQTGKLPQALGALGLQLDQIDAVIVTHMHQDHMGGLIAGGKSNYPKAELYIDRRDVKHWTDPAKRSGAPDYLQTSFKMAQEVVRLYPKLQAIDGEREIVRGVSIVDLTGHTPGHIGVRVEDEGKSLIMVSDMIFPVVHPGATDVFFLFEQDRAAAKAMRDRFFPRAASEGALIAATHMPFPGLGRVVADRGQMRWEVADWALQD
- a CDS encoding tyrosine-type recombinase/integrase; translation: MTVPHSHPSGSALRERMIEDMSMRGFTEDTRRDYIRCVKALATFIGRSPDTATAEDLRRFQLHQTQMGMHPPSINSSVSALRFFFTVTIDRPDLSRRLTLIHQPRKLPLVLSIEEVARLLEAAPGPKYKAALSTAYGAGLRVSEIVALKVSDIDSTRMLIRVEQGKGRKDRHAMLSPQLLELLRAWWREGKRRGVMLPQGWLFPGRSPITPLSTRQMNRAVHTAAETAKIKKRVTPHTLRHSFATHLLEQDVDIRVIQVLLGHAKLDTTALYARVATKTIRAVMSPLDRISLLAKDETRPGA